From the Leptospira biflexa serovar Patoc strain 'Patoc 1 (Paris)' genome, one window contains:
- a CDS encoding MATE family efflux transporter produces the protein MTRASLWDDLKKALAGSEADYTEVSLRKAIFLLSIPMILELVLESVFAVVDIYFVGKIGASAVATVGLTETYLFLLYSVAMGLSFSVTAIVARRIGEKEKDKAAIAAIQSIWIAIISSIPFAIAGIFYSKELLTLMGADEWVLNEGFHYMQWMLGGNLVIVLLFLINAVFRGAGDAAISMRVLWIANGFNIILDPIFIFGWGPIPAFGITGAAIATNIGRGIGVLFQLWLLFQGGKHIKILVSHLKIEWETISGILITSLGGIGQMVVGMTSWIFIMRILSEFGSQTVAGATIALRTMMFTLMPSWGMSNAVATLVGQNLGAGKPDRAEQSVWYTGFCNMGYLIIVSIIYYFFSENIIGIFTDDPLVIKIGSEWLRIVSYSYFIYAWWMAASQAFNGAGDTMTPTKINVIFFWIIQIPLAYTLGKYLHFGYSGVFWAMMLSETSVGVYTLWLFTKGKWKEMKV, from the coding sequence ATGACACGTGCAAGTTTATGGGATGATTTAAAAAAAGCCTTAGCTGGTTCCGAGGCTGATTATACAGAGGTGAGTTTACGAAAGGCTATCTTTCTTTTATCGATACCTATGATTTTGGAATTAGTTTTGGAATCTGTATTTGCAGTAGTTGATATATATTTTGTTGGTAAAATTGGAGCATCAGCAGTCGCAACTGTCGGATTGACCGAAACTTACCTTTTTCTACTTTATTCAGTAGCCATGGGACTTTCTTTTTCAGTGACTGCAATCGTTGCCCGAAGGATTGGTGAAAAAGAAAAAGATAAAGCGGCAATTGCTGCCATCCAATCTATTTGGATTGCAATCATTTCTTCGATACCATTTGCTATCGCGGGTATTTTCTATTCGAAGGAACTACTAACATTAATGGGAGCAGACGAATGGGTTCTCAATGAAGGATTCCATTATATGCAATGGATGTTAGGTGGAAATTTAGTCATCGTATTATTATTTCTAATCAATGCAGTTTTTCGCGGTGCAGGTGATGCCGCAATTTCAATGCGAGTCCTTTGGATTGCGAATGGTTTTAATATCATTTTGGATCCAATTTTTATTTTTGGTTGGGGTCCTATACCAGCGTTCGGTATCACAGGTGCTGCGATTGCAACAAATATTGGAAGAGGTATCGGTGTTTTGTTTCAACTTTGGTTGTTGTTTCAAGGTGGAAAACACATTAAGATACTAGTTAGTCATCTAAAAATTGAATGGGAGACGATATCGGGAATTCTAATCACTTCTCTTGGTGGAATTGGTCAAATGGTCGTTGGTATGACTTCTTGGATTTTTATTATGAGAATTTTATCAGAGTTTGGAAGTCAGACAGTTGCGGGTGCTACTATCGCACTTAGAACAATGATGTTTACATTGATGCCTTCCTGGGGAATGTCTAATGCGGTTGCAACTTTAGTTGGACAAAACTTAGGCGCTGGTAAGCCTGATCGTGCAGAACAGTCTGTTTGGTACACTGGTTTCTGCAATATGGGTTATCTGATCATCGTATCGATCATTTATTATTTCTTTAGTGAAAACATCATTGGAATTTTTACAGATGATCCATTGGTTATTAAGATTGGTTCCGAATGGTTAAGGATCGTATCGTATTCGTATTTTATCTATGCATGGTGGATGGCAGCAAGCCAAGCATTTAATGGAGCTGGCGATACAATGACTCCAACAAAAATCAATGTTATCTTTTTTTGGATCATCCAAATTCCGTTAGCTTATACTTTAGGCAAGTATCTTCATTTTGGTTATAGTGGAGTATTTTGGGCCATGATGCTGTCTGAAACTTCTGTCGGTGTTTACACTCTTTGGTTATTTACCAAGGGGAAATGGAAAGAAATGAAAGTATAA
- a CDS encoding SRPBCC family protein: MFKQDVIVTLEEKIVRMERQFQAPLKLVWEVWTNPLHIEKWWGPKGFTNPTVEFDFKVGGSYRIVMRSPDGVDYPILGKFLEITPFESFVMTDLVDEHPEEWVKEVQKMAGVTGDRAMLNSKLRVLFEEIDGLTKVILITEFMNNQIRDGFANSGMKEGWSQSFEKLETDALPNANELIIEKKLAHSIESVFSAFADQININQWWGPDGFTTTTKSREFKVGGKWIYTMVGPDGTVYPNLIEYKEIVNYQYIEYIHGSGDPSKDDNFLVKIWFTSIQKNQTIIKMKMRFPNSEIRNMVVGFGAIEGAHQTLSRLNQYLR; the protein is encoded by the coding sequence ATGTTTAAACAAGACGTTATCGTTACTTTAGAAGAAAAAATTGTTAGAATGGAAAGACAATTCCAAGCTCCTTTAAAACTTGTTTGGGAAGTTTGGACAAATCCTCTGCACATTGAAAAATGGTGGGGACCAAAAGGATTTACCAATCCTACGGTAGAATTTGATTTCAAAGTTGGAGGTTCATATCGAATTGTTATGCGGTCACCAGATGGAGTAGATTATCCAATCCTAGGAAAATTTTTAGAAATCACACCATTTGAAAGTTTTGTTATGACTGATTTGGTAGATGAACATCCAGAAGAGTGGGTAAAAGAGGTTCAAAAAATGGCAGGAGTAACGGGAGATCGTGCCATGTTAAATTCCAAATTAAGAGTGTTATTTGAAGAAATAGACGGTTTAACGAAAGTAATTTTGATCACAGAATTTATGAATAATCAAATCAGAGATGGATTTGCAAATTCTGGAATGAAGGAAGGATGGTCTCAAAGTTTTGAAAAATTAGAAACAGATGCTTTACCAAATGCAAATGAATTGATCATCGAGAAAAAATTAGCACATTCGATAGAATCTGTTTTTTCTGCATTTGCAGATCAAATCAATATCAATCAGTGGTGGGGTCCAGATGGTTTTACCACAACTACGAAATCGAGAGAATTTAAAGTAGGTGGAAAATGGATTTATACAATGGTAGGACCCGATGGAACCGTATATCCAAACCTAATTGAATATAAGGAAATAGTAAATTACCAATATATCGAATACATACACGGATCTGGCGATCCATCAAAAGATGACAATTTTTTAGTTAAGATTTGGTTTACATCAATTCAAAAAAACCAAACAATCATTAAAATGAAGATGAGATTTCCTAATTCAGAGATTAGAAATATGGTCGTTGGTTTTGGTGCCATCGAAGGTGCTCATCAAACTCTTAGTCGCTTAAACCAATATTTGAGATAA
- a CDS encoding ArsR/SmtB family transcription factor: MVKLLESEETLNATFQALADPTRRKILMQLVSGEATVLELAEPFQMSLPGISKHIKVLERAGLIERGKSAQFRPCRLKVEALAEANQWLEQYKQLWEERFDRLDQYLMELQQSKGKEKNV, from the coding sequence ATGGTTAAATTGCTCGAATCGGAAGAAACTTTAAATGCTACGTTCCAAGCACTGGCGGATCCAACGCGGAGAAAAATCCTGATGCAGTTGGTTTCCGGCGAAGCAACGGTATTGGAATTAGCGGAACCATTCCAAATGAGTCTTCCGGGAATATCAAAACATATCAAAGTATTAGAAAGGGCAGGGTTAATTGAACGTGGGAAATCCGCCCAATTCCGACCTTGTCGTTTGAAAGTAGAAGCACTCGCAGAAGCTAACCAATGGTTAGAACAATATAAGCAGTTATGGGAAGAACGCTTTGATCGACTCGATCAATATTTGATGGAGTTACAACAATCAAAAGGAAAGGAAAAAAATGTTTAA
- a CDS encoding alkene reductase, whose protein sequence is MNSLYQKTKLGNLELKNRVVMAPMTRSRSINNIPGDLVATYYEQRSEAGLIITEGTSPSPNGLGYARIPGIFSKEQTAGWKKVTEKVHNKGSKIFVQLMHTGRIGHELNLPKSAKVMGPSAIMAKGKMWTDSDGMLDHPTPLEMSKEEILSTIEEFVDASKNAIAAGFDGVELHAANGYLLEQFLHPSANQRTDEYGGSIENRIRFILEVSKAVSEAIGKEKTGIRLSPYGAFNDLFPFPETHDEYSLLAEKLNQIGIVYIHLVDHSSMGAPIVEPKTVSAIRNNFKGTLILSGGYDAIRAEKDLTSGNADLVAFGKPFLANPDLVTKFQKNIPLANFDESTLYTPGEKGYTDYPFSS, encoded by the coding sequence ATGAATTCGTTATACCAAAAAACAAAATTAGGCAATTTGGAGTTAAAAAACCGTGTTGTCATGGCACCGATGACTCGATCAAGATCGATCAACAATATCCCTGGTGATCTTGTTGCAACATATTATGAACAAAGGTCTGAAGCAGGACTCATCATAACGGAAGGAACATCTCCATCACCGAATGGTCTTGGTTATGCGAGAATACCTGGAATTTTTTCAAAGGAACAAACTGCCGGATGGAAAAAAGTAACAGAAAAAGTTCATAACAAAGGAAGTAAAATTTTTGTTCAATTGATGCACACAGGTCGCATCGGCCACGAACTCAATTTACCAAAATCGGCAAAAGTAATGGGACCATCTGCTATTATGGCAAAGGGAAAAATGTGGACTGATAGTGATGGAATGTTAGACCACCCAACTCCACTGGAAATGTCCAAGGAAGAGATTTTATCAACAATTGAAGAATTTGTTGATGCTTCCAAAAATGCGATCGCCGCAGGTTTTGATGGTGTAGAACTTCATGCAGCAAACGGATATTTGTTGGAACAATTTTTACATCCTTCTGCAAACCAAAGAACAGATGAATACGGTGGTTCCATTGAAAACCGAATTCGTTTTATCTTAGAGGTTTCTAAGGCAGTGAGTGAAGCCATCGGAAAGGAAAAAACGGGAATTCGGTTATCTCCTTATGGCGCGTTCAATGACTTATTCCCTTTCCCTGAAACACATGATGAATATTCATTGTTAGCTGAAAAATTGAATCAAATCGGAATTGTCTACATTCATTTAGTTGATCACTCATCGATGGGAGCACCAATTGTAGAACCAAAAACTGTCTCTGCCATTCGAAACAATTTTAAAGGCACTCTCATTTTAAGTGGTGGTTATGATGCGATACGTGCAGAAAAGGATTTAACTTCGGGTAACGCAGATTTGGTGGCATTTGGTAAACCATTTTTGGCAAATCCAGATCTAGTCACAAAATTCCAAAAAAATATTCCTCTCGCCAATTTTGACGAATCAACTTTGTATACACCCGGTGAAAAAGGTTACACAGACTATCCATTTTCATCCTGA
- a CDS encoding 7TM diverse intracellular signaling domain-containing protein, producing the protein MKVLRDSFIIGFLFVFCFEVQAESESIDLTLLQNKPIHLSQSMLVLEDPTNSLDFHRIKSIESNLLFQKIPTAKEAFNFSYSKSTYWLKVSISNPNQHSMETNLVVSYPRLKTLDLYLESKEGVKYVPSGYSVPSNKRPYQSRFFVFPIVFSGNSNTNVYLKVNSPNAINLPVQIWKQKSYDRHEIDDHVIQAIYFGITLAMIVFNLFVFFILKDVSYFLYVLVVISTSVAIAIHNGIASEYLWNDSSWLDQYAINLMISIVLILFLIFMRTLLQTKIVLPKFEPWNWFFVFLQIGLSIAYIISFDTFIKVFVLSHTVTSFWILLIGILCSIKKQRIAYFFLLAFAFLFLALIVSTLRALGYIPTNVFTIEGPQYGSAAEMMLLAFALADRYNTIIKEKEIAENRVKLNLERSNLELEEKVKERTSKLNQTLSVLRRDLDVAKKIQENSILIDPKLRNALKLHYRYLPVTEVGGDFFDIIHLKDSSYRIFIADATGHGVHAAMITMAIKGLYDPIKEFELPPHKVIEIFNEEFMDNFVSLNSLLTAMIIDIHTESKIIEFASAGHPSAVLIQKGNLKLLPKTGRMIGIKKQSHYEKMEIPFGTGDRLFVFTDGAYEAFNHNEEEFGEDKLHQLLLETIHLPLVEVEDTLLKTLQNFQNGPDRQDDLTILSFDL; encoded by the coding sequence ATGAAAGTTTTGCGTGATTCATTCATCATTGGTTTTCTTTTTGTATTTTGTTTCGAAGTACAAGCTGAATCTGAATCCATTGATCTAACTTTATTACAAAACAAACCCATCCATTTGTCCCAATCCATGTTAGTTTTGGAAGATCCAACAAACTCATTGGATTTTCATCGTATCAAATCCATTGAATCCAATCTCCTATTTCAAAAAATTCCAACGGCCAAAGAAGCATTCAATTTTTCTTACTCAAAATCTACTTACTGGCTTAAAGTTTCCATCTCCAATCCAAACCAACATTCGATGGAAACAAACCTCGTTGTTTCGTATCCTCGGCTCAAAACTTTGGACTTGTATTTGGAATCCAAAGAGGGAGTCAAATACGTTCCATCTGGGTATTCTGTCCCTTCTAACAAACGTCCTTACCAATCTCGTTTTTTTGTATTCCCAATCGTGTTTTCAGGGAACTCAAATACAAATGTATATTTAAAAGTGAACTCACCGAATGCGATCAATCTCCCCGTTCAAATTTGGAAACAAAAATCCTATGATCGACACGAAATCGATGATCATGTCATTCAAGCGATCTATTTTGGAATCACATTAGCGATGATTGTCTTTAATTTATTTGTATTCTTTATCTTAAAAGACGTCAGTTATTTTTTATACGTATTGGTTGTCATTAGTACATCTGTTGCAATCGCAATTCATAATGGAATCGCTTCGGAGTATTTATGGAATGATTCATCTTGGTTAGATCAGTATGCAATCAATTTAATGATTTCCATAGTTTTGATTCTTTTTTTGATTTTTATGCGGACATTATTACAAACGAAAATAGTTTTACCTAAATTTGAACCTTGGAATTGGTTTTTTGTTTTTTTACAAATTGGTTTGTCCATTGCTTATATTATTTCTTTCGATACTTTTATCAAAGTTTTTGTTCTAAGTCATACTGTTACATCTTTTTGGATCTTATTGATCGGTATTCTTTGTTCGATAAAAAAACAGAGAATCGCATACTTTTTCCTTTTGGCATTTGCTTTTTTATTTTTAGCACTGATCGTTTCCACACTCAGAGCTCTTGGATACATTCCCACAAATGTATTTACAATAGAAGGACCACAATATGGTTCTGCCGCCGAAATGATGTTACTCGCTTTTGCACTTGCTGATCGGTACAATACGATCATAAAGGAAAAGGAAATAGCAGAAAATCGTGTGAAATTAAATTTAGAAAGATCCAATTTGGAACTGGAGGAAAAAGTAAAAGAAAGAACTTCCAAATTAAACCAAACATTGAGTGTGTTGCGAAGAGACCTTGATGTTGCCAAAAAAATCCAAGAAAATTCCATCTTAATTGATCCTAAATTGAGAAACGCTTTAAAATTGCATTATCGTTATTTACCAGTCACCGAAGTGGGAGGTGATTTTTTTGACATCATTCATTTAAAGGATTCTAGTTACAGAATTTTTATCGCAGATGCGACTGGGCATGGAGTTCATGCGGCGATGATCACAATGGCCATCAAAGGTTTGTATGATCCGATAAAAGAATTTGAACTCCCTCCTCATAAGGTGATCGAAATCTTTAATGAAGAATTTATGGATAATTTTGTTTCTTTGAATAGCCTTCTCACCGCAATGATCATTGATATTCATACTGAATCGAAAATTATTGAATTTGCCTCTGCGGGCCATCCATCCGCTGTTCTGATCCAAAAAGGGAATCTGAAATTATTGCCAAAGACTGGCCGAATGATTGGGATAAAAAAACAGTCCCATTATGAAAAGATGGAAATCCCATTTGGAACTGGCGACCGTTTGTTTGTTTTCACCGATGGTGCCTATGAAGCCTTTAATCATAATGAAGAAGAATTTGGGGAAGACAAATTACACCAATTATTATTGGAAACAATCCATCTTCCTCTAGTGGAAGTGGAGGATACCCTCTTAAAAACACTACAAAATTTTCAAAACGGTCCCGATCGTCAGGACGACCTAACGATTCTAAGTTTTGATTTGTGA
- a CDS encoding PAS domain-containing sensor histidine kinase, with product MTASQKSYEDLLLEIQRLEAENQALKQNQKNFQHHQTKISDLLQFTQFSIDTVSDSILWLDEKGKYVFVNNATCINYGYTKEELLSMTMFQVDPLFTKEIWEVHWNEILEKKSFTLETINKRKDGTPFPIEVTVNLVEYDGKKYNCAIVRDITEQKLNEAKLKQAAIRLEELNATKDKFFSIIAHDLRGPLGAHKDFTKLLIERFVSLSDEEREINLQIISESSEKLYSLMENLLHWASNQNGSIQFQPTQLKLYTLIQKTIEFLTLSIQKKQIQVLNLIPESLEIVADAFMVETIFRNLIANAIKYSETNQRIKIGWIQSESNDPSQNRSHRFYVKDEGVGMTKEQLLSLFRLERKYSTPGTAKETGTGLGLILSKDFVEQHQGNIWVESEPKHGTTFYIELGHITI from the coding sequence ATGACTGCCTCTCAAAAATCATACGAAGACTTGCTTCTGGAAATCCAAAGACTTGAAGCGGAGAACCAGGCTCTCAAACAAAACCAAAAAAATTTCCAACATCACCAAACTAAAATTAGTGATCTTTTGCAATTCACTCAGTTCTCCATTGATACAGTTTCTGATTCGATCCTTTGGTTGGATGAAAAAGGAAAATATGTTTTTGTGAATAATGCCACTTGTATCAATTACGGATACACGAAAGAGGAACTCCTCTCAATGACCATGTTCCAAGTTGATCCATTGTTCACAAAAGAGATTTGGGAAGTCCATTGGAATGAAATTTTGGAAAAAAAATCATTCACTTTAGAAACGATCAACAAAAGAAAGGACGGTACACCTTTTCCCATTGAGGTGACTGTCAACTTGGTTGAGTATGATGGTAAAAAGTACAACTGCGCTATTGTACGCGATATCACCGAACAAAAGCTAAATGAAGCTAAGTTGAAACAAGCAGCCATACGTTTAGAAGAATTAAATGCAACGAAAGACAAATTTTTTTCAATCATTGCCCATGACCTGAGAGGACCTCTTGGAGCACATAAGGATTTTACAAAACTACTCATCGAAAGATTCGTTTCCCTAAGTGACGAGGAACGAGAGATTAATTTACAAATCATAAGTGAATCTTCTGAAAAATTATACTCCTTAATGGAAAATTTACTCCATTGGGCGAGTAATCAAAATGGAAGTATCCAATTCCAACCAACTCAGCTAAAATTATATACTTTGATTCAAAAAACAATTGAGTTCTTAACTTTATCCATCCAGAAAAAACAAATCCAAGTTTTGAATCTAATCCCCGAATCACTCGAGATTGTAGCAGATGCGTTTATGGTCGAAACGATTTTTCGTAACCTGATTGCAAATGCAATCAAATACAGCGAAACAAACCAAAGGATAAAAATTGGTTGGATCCAATCGGAATCAAATGATCCATCCCAAAATCGTTCCCATCGATTTTATGTAAAAGATGAAGGTGTTGGAATGACGAAGGAACAATTGTTATCTTTATTCCGATTGGAACGAAAGTATTCGACTCCAGGCACTGCAAAGGAGACAGGCACTGGACTTGGTCTCATTTTAAGTAAAGATTTTGTGGAACAACATCAAGGAAACATTTGGGTCGAAAGCGAGCCAAAACATGGGACAACTTTTTATATTGAACTAGGACATATCACAATATAA
- a CDS encoding pirin family protein, with amino-acid sequence MKHKSILYAQKLDFQWPTSDPFLFCVHHEDLYPKGNGKFGPSDSLQGRQIGQDFVGKDGWRMYHGETIPGFPGHPHRGFETVTVVQRGLVDHADSQGAAGRYGDGDVQWMTAGAGIQHSEMFPLLNESGENTLELFQIWLNLPAKHKFVDPHFKMFWNEDIPVKSITDTNGKQVKIKTVAGSLFGDKPLDPPPNSWAGDPTNEVGIYILDLDAEVQFLIPATTQGNNRNLYYFRGEGLVVDGTQVPGKHMYNLKSDESVEIRNGSEPGRILILDGKPIAETVVQYGPFVMNKQEEIQQAFDDYRKTQFGGWPWDSYDPVHVGKGRFAKHANGKEEFPSQSQ; translated from the coding sequence ATGAAACACAAATCCATATTATATGCTCAAAAACTAGATTTCCAATGGCCGACCTCGGATCCTTTTTTATTCTGCGTCCACCACGAAGACCTTTATCCTAAAGGAAATGGAAAGTTTGGTCCTAGTGACTCATTACAAGGTCGGCAAATTGGGCAGGATTTTGTTGGAAAGGATGGATGGAGGATGTACCATGGAGAGACCATTCCTGGTTTTCCTGGACACCCTCACCGAGGATTCGAGACTGTAACTGTTGTTCAGCGAGGATTGGTCGATCATGCGGATTCACAAGGTGCAGCTGGCCGTTACGGTGATGGTGACGTCCAATGGATGACTGCGGGAGCTGGAATCCAACATTCAGAAATGTTCCCACTCCTCAACGAATCAGGTGAGAATACATTAGAACTCTTTCAAATTTGGCTTAATTTACCCGCTAAACATAAGTTTGTCGACCCACATTTCAAAATGTTTTGGAATGAAGACATCCCTGTGAAATCAATCACCGACACAAACGGGAAACAAGTGAAAATCAAAACGGTTGCAGGATCTTTGTTTGGCGACAAACCATTGGATCCACCACCGAATTCCTGGGCGGGGGATCCGACAAATGAAGTGGGAATTTATATTTTAGATTTGGATGCAGAAGTTCAATTCCTAATTCCAGCAACAACGCAAGGAAACAATCGGAACTTGTATTATTTCCGTGGGGAAGGTCTTGTGGTGGATGGAACCCAAGTACCTGGTAAACATATGTACAATCTAAAGTCAGACGAATCAGTGGAGATCCGCAATGGATCCGAACCAGGTAGGATTTTAATTTTGGATGGAAAACCGATTGCAGAAACAGTGGTCCAGTACGGTCCCTTTGTGATGAACAAACAAGAAGAAATCCAACAGGCGTTTGACGATTACAGAAAGACACAATTTGGTGGTTGGCCATGGGACTCTTATGATCCCGTCCATGTGGGCAAAGGTCGTTTTGCCAAACATGCGAACGGGAAAGAGGAATTTCCCTCTCAGTCTCAATAA
- the ilvD gene encoding dihydroxy-acid dehydratase gives MSLNRYSRVLTQDESLPASQAMIIGSGVPYEDLNKPFVGIGSTGFDGNPCNMHLTTLAALQKKSVLDTKQMVGLLFNTIGVSDGITNGNDGMRYSLPSREIIADSIETISGAHFYDGIIFTAGCDKNMPGAIMAMARLNRPAIMVYGGTINGGHFKGEKLNIVSAFEAYGKKINGKISEEDFKEVIKNSCPGPGACGGMYTANTMATAIEVMGMSLPYSSSSPARSEEKKKECQEIGKYMYNLLEKDIKPSDIITPKSILNALRVITILGGSTNAALHMIAIARTMGIDLDLDQIQKVTDTTPLLADMKPSGKYLMEDLFAIGGTPAIMKFMLNEGMLDGSCLTVTGKTIAENLESLPDLPKDQDLLRPVSNPIKKEGHIQVLYGNIAKKGAVAKITGHEGEMFEGKAICFDSEVAANEGIRDGKVKPGHVVVIRYVGPKGGPGMPEMLKPTSAIIGAGLGDNVALITDGRFSGGSHGFVVGHITPEAMEGGEIALVEDGDVISINARTNTLDVKVSAEDLEKRRKKWKKPPYRVTSGYLWKYIQMVKDASTGCLTDR, from the coding sequence ATGAGTTTGAATCGATACAGCCGTGTTTTAACCCAAGACGAATCTCTCCCTGCATCCCAAGCAATGATCATTGGTTCAGGAGTTCCTTACGAAGATTTGAACAAACCTTTTGTCGGAATAGGTAGTACAGGTTTTGACGGAAATCCTTGTAACATGCATTTGACAACCCTTGCTGCTTTACAAAAGAAAAGTGTCCTTGATACAAAACAAATGGTTGGACTTTTGTTTAACACCATCGGTGTGAGCGATGGAATCACGAATGGAAATGATGGAATGCGTTATTCCCTTCCGTCACGTGAGATCATTGCTGATTCGATTGAAACGATCTCAGGTGCTCATTTTTATGACGGAATTATTTTCACTGCTGGATGTGATAAAAATATGCCAGGTGCTATTATGGCGATGGCAAGACTCAACCGTCCCGCCATCATGGTGTATGGCGGAACCATCAATGGTGGCCACTTCAAAGGAGAAAAATTAAATATTGTTTCTGCCTTCGAAGCATATGGAAAAAAAATTAACGGAAAAATTTCAGAAGAAGATTTCAAAGAAGTGATCAAAAACTCCTGCCCAGGTCCTGGTGCGTGCGGTGGAATGTACACTGCAAATACAATGGCAACAGCGATCGAAGTGATGGGGATGAGTTTGCCATATAGTTCTTCCTCACCGGCACGCAGTGAAGAAAAAAAGAAAGAATGCCAAGAAATTGGAAAGTACATGTACAATCTTTTAGAAAAAGACATCAAACCTTCTGATATCATCACTCCTAAATCCATCTTAAATGCACTCCGTGTCATCACAATCCTTGGTGGATCAACGAATGCAGCACTCCATATGATAGCCATCGCAAGGACAATGGGAATTGATTTAGACCTCGATCAAATCCAAAAGGTAACGGATACAACACCATTACTTGCCGACATGAAACCAAGTGGAAAGTATTTGATGGAAGATCTTTTTGCCATTGGTGGAACACCTGCCATCATGAAATTTATGTTAAATGAAGGTATGTTAGATGGTTCCTGTTTAACTGTCACTGGAAAAACCATCGCAGAGAATTTAGAATCTCTACCGGACCTTCCCAAAGACCAAGACTTACTTAGACCTGTCAGTAACCCGATCAAAAAAGAAGGTCATATACAAGTGTTATATGGTAATATCGCCAAAAAAGGTGCAGTGGCAAAAATCACTGGGCATGAAGGCGAAATGTTTGAAGGCAAAGCCATTTGTTTTGATTCTGAAGTCGCAGCAAACGAAGGGATTCGGGATGGAAAAGTGAAACCTGGCCATGTTGTTGTCATTCGTTATGTGGGTCCAAAAGGGGGACCAGGGATGCCAGAGATGTTAAAACCAACTTCTGCCATCATTGGAGCTGGCCTTGGTGACAATGTTGCTCTCATCACTGATGGAAGGTTCTCTGGTGGAAGCCATGGATTTGTAGTGGGTCATATCACTCCAGAAGCCATGGAAGGTGGAGAAATTGCTCTCGTTGAAGATGGGGATGTAATTTCGATCAATGCACGCACAAATACACTCGATGTCAAAGTCAGCGCTGAAGATCTGGAGAAACGACGTAAAAAATGGAAAAAACCTCCTTACCGAGTGACAAGCGGTTACCTATGGAAGTACATCCAAATGGTAAAAGATGCAAGTACAGGTTGTTTGACAGACCGGTAA